A window of Rhododendron vialii isolate Sample 1 chromosome 11a, ASM3025357v1 genomic DNA:
CAATTACTAAATGGGTTAGAATGGGTTGGACCCATtttgacccaactaataaatgggctgggtagggtctattttttagtggGTGGGTTTGGGTTGATTAGTGGATTTGGGtttaatttgccacccctactcaTAGGGTCATAGCTAAAAATTAGGAAATGTATGAATGTATATCTATAACATTTAGACACAGAGAAAATAGAGCAAAGATACAGAGAACTTGAAAGAAATAAGTTTGCTAGTTCGCCCAGTTCTATGTCCAAACACGTGCAAGGTGTATGTATCCCATACCATTATCTGAGTGTCCAATGTTTGGACAGGAACACTCGAGACATGTGTACATGCAACATTTGACAGCAAACAGGCAAAGCTTTAGACAGCACATCCAACTCACCCTCCTTAGACAAAACCTTAAATCTTCCAAAATTTTATTCTCCTAATACTCATAGGGTCGTAGctaaaaattagaaaatgtaTGAATGTATATCTATAACATGTAGACACAGAGGAAATAGAGCAAAGATATAGAGAACATGAGCAAACCTGTGCGGGGGGACAGGAGGCATCATAAAACCTTGTGCTCCAAATGGGTCCTGAGGTAAGACGCCAAATGGAAGGTCATAAGGTCCAAGTCCATAACCCATATATGGCAGGGAACCCCCATATGGGGCTGCATATTCCATGCCAGGTTGCATGCCACTCCAAAATGGATTATACGGAGAAGGCCCCAAAGGCATCATATTATAGTTGTCAGCTGCAAGGTTGTCTTGGGGAAATTTCCATTGCATGTCCGCAGCTGAAACACGTCGAAAAGAGAAACAGAATGAGGTCATGATCATGAAGGCTAAACAGCCTAAACTCAACCCAATGAATGAATTGTATTCCTAAAAATACATCTCTCAATGGTCCTTTGTAAattgcaaataaataaataacgtACCATTCGCAGGCAAACCATTCATAGGCAAACgagctttcttctttttctttttctttcctgaaaaaaaaaaaaaaacataactaaACAAAATGATGTCATATTCCAATGTGCAACAACGAACGGGCTTTCCGCCCTAATGACTTAATCTCCCACAAAGAAATTATTTCTAGGTCCACCACTCAAAATGTACTGTACAGACACTCTAAGCAGCTTAAAAACACTAATTAACTTGTAACAGACTAGAAAAAATATCCCAACCAGCATCCACAACAGAATGAGACAAATAAAAGCATCCTAAATATTAGCCTTGAGGCATTACCTGCCTCACCAGAAACTGGCCTCTGCTGTACATCTTCATCAGCCAGAGGAGCACTCCCCTGAGATGCAGGTTCTTTCACACTAATAGAATCGTGTGTAGCCTCAGAAGCATCTGGAACTTTTCCCATCTTCCCTTTCTCCGAGCTCTTGAAAGGAGCACTGACAGCCTTTCCCTCGTCTGTACTCTCTTTTACTTTAAAAATCTCTTCACTTTTAGCTGTTGGTACTTGCTCTCCCTTTGAAGTTGCAGAAAGTGAAGGGGACGGAACCCTAGGTTCCATCTCAAGCTGAGGAATCTTAGACTCCATATCTGAAAAAGAATAAGTAGAGCATATTACTATAAACAATTGCTGTAACTAGCAAATTAAGGAATAATTAGAGCATCAATGACGTACACACCTTGGACTTGGCAAGCACTGCCAGCATTTTCTGCACTGCTGTTATTGGAATCCAAAATCCTATTAATTGCATCTCTGAGAGTCTTGTTAGGCAAAAGATCATCTGCTAGTATGTTTGTAGCCCCACAGACACAAATTGACTTAGATATTATGTAGTCTCTTATACCTGCAAGTAAACCTCGTTATTAAGATAGAGAAATTCTAGAGGAAAAGCAGACATTTAATTTGAGTAAGGAAACATTCATGGTCACTAATATCCACGGCAGCTAATCATAACTTCAACTTGCGCGCgcccacacacaaaaaaaaaaaaacgacgaGATAGAACGATGAAGAAGCAGAGGGGAAATGGGGTGCATAAAGTCAAGGTTAAATATATCCTGATAAATTCATAGCGACTGTGCAGTGAAATTCAAAAAGTATAAGAAGTGCCGACGAGTAACTTCAATAAAATGTGCCGTTGCCTAGACATAAAAAGAAGATATAGGTAGAGGTaagaaaatttaataaaaatcaACAACCAACATCTAATGCACACGGCAAATGTAACAACTCAATATCTTACATTTATCACAAAAGCTCTTGAAGCAGCACTTGCTTGTCAGCACCGCATCCTTCATAACGTCTTTGCATAACGGACAGTGAAGTTCAGGTGGAAGATCACCAACAGAACGAGTTGAAGGCATTCCTTCAATTTCTTTTTCGAACGCAGCCCTGTATGAATACAAAATCCAATAGTCAACTACCAAACTTCTATACATGGGAGGGAGTCCTCTAACAGTATAAATAAACATTCCCAGCAAAAGTAAGAGATTAGCTTACTCATTTGGCTTCAAGACAGCAACATCTCCACTCGGTAATGCATATGAGCCATCTGGAGTTGCCATTAACATAGACCTAGGAATACCAGTAGGAGGTTTCACTCTTTTGATGTCATAATTCGGATCTCCATTTGTGGGGCAGTGCTGAATAAAATGCCCTGAGAAAAACAGTGAAGACAATTTAGTATGTTTCCACTGCTATGTGATTACATCTCACAACAAACAAAGAActatgcttttcttttttcccttttccggCTAAATCTTTAACCTAAACACCAAGGACATTTACGTACCAGGAACCTTACACCTGTGACATATATAGCCCTGTGGAGGCATCTTCCGCTCCAGCCCACCTCGACCttcaacaaaacaaacacaACTTTAGTCTCAACAAAATCATGATTCTTAATTACCAACTTAAATGATCCACCTTCGTCAGAAAGAATCCATTCCAAAAAGACTCTCATATAATGACAGCGGGTTAATGAGGACAAATCTACTGCACAACATGATGCTACCAGATTACATAAAGGAATTGATAAAATTGTAGAAACAAAGCATAAGAAGATCACCAAAACCACGTCCGCCCATCATCCTTCCACCCATACCCCGTCCAAAACCTCTACCAGGTCCAAAGCCATCAGAAGTTTGACTGCAAAACCAACAGGGGGAGGCCATATAAGACACTTCATATTCCAAATCAACCAACAGAAAGTAACCATCACATCACAGATAAAGGTATATAAACAGGAGAACACATACCGCTGCCAATCCAGGGCCGGGGTGTCAATTAAAGCTTTGATCAAACTTTCCTCGTCGGCTTTACTGGGAGGGGAAGCATCCTGAATTGGATTGCTAGCTTGCATTGGTAAAACCTCGGGAATCGCATACAAATCATTTCCAAATTCATCCCATTCTGAATCTTCTGGCTGCGAACAAGAAAGAAGATTCGGTTATTGGGCCAAGGCATATaactccaactcaaaaccaTCTGACAAACCCAGTATTCCAACATAAAATGAAGAAGCAAACTAAAGCTTACATAGTGCATGAGAGATGAATCAGCTCCTACAAAACTACTCTTTGCTGCTTGACCATCATCTGACTTGTTAGTGTCCAAAATAGGCCTGCGGAACAATACATACTAACCAATCTAAAACAGACACTTAGAATTCTCACCAACAAGCATAATTCATAATTCATGAAACATACAAcagctttcctttgttagatgGACTCAGATACGGTGTGGGGTATGGGTACATGTCCACGTTGGAGTCATCAAAATTCTCTATCAAGGACGTGGGTGTAAATACTTACTaaatttcccttcttttctatTGTGTATTGTCCACAAGGTCCTGTAGACCATTTCACGCATCTTGTGTAAATGTTGTGCATAGTTTTGCAGCAATGCAGAGTCATCAACTAAAAATGCCGGGCTCATCCCATACCCCTTCCCAAGGGTTTCCAACATGGTTACTCCATGCATTTCGGAGAGTCCACGCAACATAGAAGCTTTTAACATCAACATCGCAAAACCAGCAGGCTCGTAGAACTATtccaaaattaaacaaaaaaattacccaaaaagaagaaagtgaaACACAACTACACGGTCAAAAAAGAATGAAGGATTGAGATAGTACTCGTCTTGTTCAATAACTGGTTCTGTAACTATGGTCATGCGAGGACGTCCTGGAACTCGACGAATTAAAACAGATGTATTTTTGGGAATCAACATTGCCTCATCAAGATACtctgaaattgaaaacacaGAAAACAGTCTATAAAACACGACAAAGAGATCTATCTACATTACCAAGCATACAACTGACTGAATTGAACCACCCAAATGTGTTCGCCATTGATTCTGCCGAAACAAATCAAGTACATCAAAATACCCACTAATTTAATTCACCACAACCATGAATAGAACTGTACACTCAAGGTGCCAGCTCAACCCTCAAACCCAAACCAGGCAAACCTGACTTCTCATTCTTGTGCTTGTAACAGGGAAACTTCTAGATCTTCACAAAAGTTTGTTCTAGTGGACAGTAGATTAAGAACAGAAAGTACTTCTAATGGATTTCATTCTTCTATTGACAAAATCCATCCCACGTGTTTCTGTTTATACATCAATTCCTTCTAAAAAACGATGCGGCGCCTATCGCCCTTTaaccttatttttatttttattttccatagAAGAGGTCACGAGCCTGTCCTATTAGTACCCACCTAGAACTGATGCAAATAATATACCTTAATTATAAATACCCAAccaagattttctttttctgatcataATCAAGATATGTTAGAAACCATTAAACAAAACAGAAACTGCATTCAAAATAATCAATTTGTAAACAGAATTGACTTGTTTTAGAGAATCAAACCAACCTTCGTTAGTCTGGGCGTTGGTGACAACGAGGTCAAAATCTGTACCCCTGCCCAAATGCTTGGATTCAaaaattttttctttcaaattggCAACTGATATGAAATGACCGTCGATAGCAATTGAGTCGTAATCTTTTGCACTTTTAAACTTATAATAAACTGCCATATTGAAATTTCTTTTCCCCTCTCCTCTTAAGAACAAACACAGATCAATCAAGCACAAACAAAGGCCCTAAAAAAATCAGGGGCTGCGATACCAAAAGTAATAAAGGCCTGAGATTGAACTCCAACAACAATATCTAACAGTACAACCAACACaactctttttccctttttttttttttctaaatcttCAATGGCTCGAGAAGATCAAACCAAATCAGCAATCCTTTTCAGCACCGTCAATCTCTTTGAACCGTAGTCTTCGATCACAAGGTATCGAACAGGTGAGTTTTTCACGATAAGTGAAATCGTTGAGGAGACTTTGAGCACATCGACCGTGGCGATATCGATCAGATCTGACAGAACATGTCGACGATCGAGAAAGCCCCTTCCTTCCTTCAGATGTCGAACCGCAGCAATTGATCGGTTGAGTCGGAGAAATCCGCACGTACTTGAAGCTTCACGAACGAGCAAGAGCCACCGCCCCTTCAGATCGATCAGCGTCTCTAGCAAAAAGTTACACGGACTCTGTAAAGTGCGCGACAGATTACAGATCCATATTTAACGCGGGATGGAGATTTTTGCCAGAGAAGGTTGATGAATCCTCGGACGAACAGGCGAATTAATcgcaattagggttagggtttcgaagGTGTtaggctgagagagagaggggacgaaACTGAGTGGACGAAACGCTTCTACTAAGCGCTTCTAATAATACTCCAAGTCTCCAAAATGGGTCAGAATATACGAATCGGTC
This region includes:
- the LOC131308111 gene encoding E3 ubiquitin ligase PARAQUAT TOLERANCE 3-like isoform X2; this encodes MAVYYKFKSAKDYDSIAIDGHFISVANLKEKIFESKHLGRGTDFDLVVTNAQTNEEYLDEAMLIPKNTSVLIRRVPGRPRMTIVTEPVIEQDEPILDTNKSDDGQAAKSSFVGADSSLMHYPEDSEWDEFGNDLYAIPEVLPMQASNPIQDASPPSKADEESLIKALIDTPALDWQRQTSDGFGPGRGFGRGMGGRMMGGRGFGRGGLERKMPPQGYICHRCKVPGHFIQHCPTNGDPNYDIKRVKPPTGIPRSMLMATPDGSYALPSGDVAVLKPNEAAFEKEIEGMPSTRSVGDLPPELHCPLCKDVMKDAVLTSKCCFKSFCDKCIRDYIISKSICVCGATNILADDLLPNKTLRDAINRILDSNNSSAENAGSACQVQDMESKIPQLEMEPRVPSPSLSATSKGEQVPTAKSEEIFKVKESTDEGKAVSAPFKSSEKGKMGKVPDASEATHDSISVKEPASQGSAPLADEDVQQRPVSGEAGKKKKKKKARLPMNGLPANAADMQWKFPQDNLAADNYNMMPLGPSPYNPFWSGMQPGMEYAAPYGGSLPYMGYGLGPYDLPFGVLPQDPFGAQGFMMPPVPPHRDLADFGMGVNAGPPVMSREEFEGRKADLQRKREIERRGEREFSKDREFSWEVSSSADFSSLKSKSKSASIPAQASSGEHHRRRHRSERSSPELVARDSEIPRPSSKRKSDYNYDREYDNYHHRHSHNHRSESSAGRSSLEPPSPQPKSTTTTAPTLSKSASAAADRKQKPSVFSRISFPAEESSSKKRKLPSSLSDALVASSSGHHSHSGRTTANGYHEDYTKTTSSSRTSAAAAEVDYESSEEDERHFKRRPSRYKEEAEAEAEAEAEETPRHSRGLRDRNHGGYSTKHHR
- the LOC131308111 gene encoding E3 ubiquitin ligase PQT3-like isoform X3, with product MHYPEDSEWDEFGNDLYAIPEVLPMQASNPIQDASPPSKADEESLIKALIDTPALDWQRQTSDGFGPGRGFGRGMGGRMMGGRGFGRGGLERKMPPQGYICHRCKVPGHFIQHCPTNGDPNYDIKRVKPPTGIPRSMLMATPDGSYALPSGDVAVLKPNEAAFEKEIEGMPSTRSVGDLPPELHCPLCKDVMKDAVLTSKCCFKSFCDKCIRDYIISKSICVCGATNILADDLLPNKTLRDAINRILDSNNSSAENAGSACQVQDMESKIPQLEMEPRVPSPSLSATSKGEQVPTAKSEEIFKVKESTDEGKAVSAPFKSSEKGKMGKVPDASEATHDSISVKEPASQGSAPLADEDVQQRPVSGEAGKKKKKKKARLPMNGLPANAADMQWKFPQDNLAADNYNMMPLGPSPYNPFWSGMQPGMEYAAPYGGSLPYMGYGLGPYDLPFGVLPQDPFGAQGFMMPPVPPHRDLADFGMGVNAGPPVMSREEFEGRKADLQRKREIERRGESREFSKDREFSWEVSSSADFSSLKSKSKSASIPAQASSGEHHRRRHRSERSSPELVARDSEIPRPSSKRKSDYNYDREYDNYHHRHSHNHRSESSAGRSSLEPPSPQPKSTTTTAPTLSKSASAAADRKQKPSVFSRISFPAEESSSKKRKLPSSLSDALVASSSGHHSHSGRTTANGYHEDYTKTTSSSRTSAAAAEVDYESSEEDERHFKRRPSRYKEEAEAEAEAEAEETPRHSRGLRDRNHGGYSTKHHR
- the LOC131308111 gene encoding E3 ubiquitin ligase PARAQUAT TOLERANCE 3-like isoform X1, with the protein product MAVYYKFKSAKDYDSIAIDGHFISVANLKEKIFESKHLGRGTDFDLVVTNAQTNEEYLDEAMLIPKNTSVLIRRVPGRPRMTIVTEPVIEQDEPILDTNKSDDGQAAKSSFVGADSSLMHYPEDSEWDEFGNDLYAIPEVLPMQASNPIQDASPPSKADEESLIKALIDTPALDWQRQTSDGFGPGRGFGRGMGGRMMGGRGFGRGGLERKMPPQGYICHRCKVPGHFIQHCPTNGDPNYDIKRVKPPTGIPRSMLMATPDGSYALPSGDVAVLKPNEAAFEKEIEGMPSTRSVGDLPPELHCPLCKDVMKDAVLTSKCCFKSFCDKCIRDYIISKSICVCGATNILADDLLPNKTLRDAINRILDSNNSSAENAGSACQVQDMESKIPQLEMEPRVPSPSLSATSKGEQVPTAKSEEIFKVKESTDEGKAVSAPFKSSEKGKMGKVPDASEATHDSISVKEPASQGSAPLADEDVQQRPVSGEAGKKKKKKKARLPMNGLPANAADMQWKFPQDNLAADNYNMMPLGPSPYNPFWSGMQPGMEYAAPYGGSLPYMGYGLGPYDLPFGVLPQDPFGAQGFMMPPVPPHRDLADFGMGVNAGPPVMSREEFEGRKADLQRKREIERRGESREFSKDREFSWEVSSSADFSSLKSKSKSASIPAQASSGEHHRRRHRSERSSPELVARDSEIPRPSSKRKSDYNYDREYDNYHHRHSHNHRSESSAGRSSLEPPSPQPKSTTTTAPTLSKSASAAADRKQKPSVFSRISFPAEESSSKKRKLPSSLSDALVASSSGHHSHSGRTTANGYHEDYTKTTSSSRTSAAAAEVDYESSEEDERHFKRRPSRYKEEAEAEAEAEAEETPRHSRGLRDRNHGGYSTKHHR